In Mesorhizobium sp., one DNA window encodes the following:
- a CDS encoding sugar ABC transporter substrate-binding protein, with protein sequence MRLRTLLAGAVFILALAAQASAADAVKIGFITKFPVPFFATMENAAKEYAAANPGVEIIFAQGASATDIEGQIAHIESMVTQGVQGIALTPVDPTVAAALDKAVAAGVKVVLMDNNIPDWNGRTALATTDNYAAGKIAGEYLKSVLKAGDTMGILEGVPGVPALDDRVKGMMEGLGGLDVKIVGRGGTDCTEEKGISLAEDILTANPDVTAIYAACGPPAAGAAQAIKNANLVGKVILVGFDFCCGEEEALEAGIENATVAQFPTKMASLGVDALVKAIRGEKVESLIDSGAALVTKANMADFK encoded by the coding sequence GTGAGACTCCGGACATTGCTCGCCGGCGCGGTCTTCATTCTCGCGCTCGCAGCCCAAGCCTCGGCAGCCGATGCCGTCAAAATCGGCTTCATCACCAAGTTCCCGGTACCGTTCTTCGCCACGATGGAGAACGCGGCCAAGGAATACGCCGCCGCCAATCCAGGCGTGGAGATCATCTTCGCGCAAGGAGCTTCCGCGACCGACATCGAGGGCCAGATCGCGCATATCGAATCAATGGTGACGCAGGGGGTGCAGGGCATCGCGCTCACCCCGGTCGATCCAACCGTAGCCGCGGCCCTCGACAAGGCGGTCGCCGCCGGCGTCAAGGTCGTACTGATGGACAACAACATCCCCGACTGGAACGGCCGCACCGCATTGGCGACCACCGACAACTACGCCGCCGGCAAGATCGCCGGCGAATATTTGAAGTCGGTTCTCAAGGCCGGCGATACGATGGGCATCCTGGAAGGCGTGCCGGGAGTTCCGGCTCTTGACGACCGCGTCAAGGGCATGATGGAAGGGCTCGGCGGACTGGACGTCAAGATCGTCGGCCGCGGCGGTACCGACTGTACGGAGGAGAAGGGCATCAGCCTGGCCGAAGACATCCTGACCGCCAATCCGGATGTCACCGCGATCTATGCGGCGTGCGGACCGCCCGCCGCAGGTGCCGCCCAGGCGATCAAGAACGCCAATCTGGTGGGCAAGGTGATCCTCGTCGGATTCGACTTCTGCTGCGGTGAGGAGGAAGCGCTGGAAGCCGGAATCGAGAACGCCACCGTCGCGCAGTTCCCGACGAAGATGGCCTCGCTCGGCGTCGACGCCCTGGTCAAGGCGATCCGCGGCGAGAAGGTCGAGTCGCTGATCGACTCGGGCGCGGCACTCGTCACCAAGGCCAACATGGCCGATTTCAAATAG
- a CDS encoding ABC transporter permease, with protein sequence MILVLLILGISLLTPNFLKLGNIGNILAQTAVIAIVALGQQLVILTRGIDLSVGANLALATVVGGLVYRWADSSVLVIAAMLASGALVGFINGAVYVFGRLPHPFIITLATLSICRGLAFELSVNHTTMRGMPSGVTFLGESSLLGVPNSFYIVLGVALIVLVMTKSMVWGRWTYAVGGNPKAAVEMGIPVKWVLVSTYVIAGLCAGIGAVVLAGRTGAGSPLYGNLLELDTIAAVIIGGASFLGGRGHLGHALVGAVMIGVIRNALNLLNVDVFYQMIAIGLIIVLAVEADVLRNHLEARARVNQARAQ encoded by the coding sequence TTGATCCTGGTCCTGCTGATCCTCGGCATTAGCCTGCTGACTCCCAATTTTCTCAAGCTGGGCAATATCGGCAATATCCTGGCGCAGACGGCGGTCATCGCCATCGTCGCGCTCGGCCAACAGCTCGTCATCCTCACACGCGGTATCGATCTTTCAGTGGGCGCCAACCTGGCGCTCGCCACGGTGGTCGGCGGTCTGGTTTACCGCTGGGCGGACTCGTCCGTCCTGGTCATCGCCGCGATGCTGGCGAGCGGCGCGCTGGTGGGCTTCATCAACGGTGCGGTCTACGTGTTCGGCCGCCTGCCGCACCCGTTCATCATCACCCTGGCGACGTTGTCGATCTGCCGCGGCCTGGCGTTCGAACTGTCGGTCAACCACACGACGATGCGCGGCATGCCGTCGGGGGTGACGTTTCTCGGCGAAAGTTCCTTACTCGGCGTGCCCAACTCCTTCTACATCGTGCTGGGCGTCGCGCTGATCGTGCTGGTGATGACCAAGTCGATGGTGTGGGGCCGCTGGACCTATGCCGTGGGCGGCAATCCCAAGGCCGCGGTCGAGATGGGCATTCCGGTCAAATGGGTGCTGGTCTCGACCTATGTCATCGCCGGCCTGTGCGCCGGCATCGGCGCCGTCGTGCTGGCCGGACGCACGGGGGCCGGCTCGCCGCTCTACGGCAATCTGCTCGAACTCGACACGATCGCCGCGGTCATCATCGGCGGCGCCAGCTTCCTCGGCGGCCGCGGGCATCTGGGCCATGCGCTGGTGGGCGCCGTCATGATCGGCGTCATCCGCAACGCGCTCAACCTGCTCAATGTCGATGTGTTCTACCAGATGATCGCGATCGGCCTGATCATCGTGCTTGCGGTCGAGGCGGACGTGCTGCGCAACCATCTCGAGGCCCGCGCCCGGGTCAACCAAGCGAGGGCGCAATGA
- a CDS encoding GntR family transcriptional regulator, producing the protein MKTDTVFKRAFNDALDLVARLSEGESLPSENALSAQLSVSRTTVRKVIAALEAGGIVTGDGRHRNVGAPGQAMIRFPLAETVPTAAQVEERFMEWMLRDNARPGTAINELELARKFGVATTGIREFLNRFQRFGLIERRPNAGWVFKGFTPSFSLELFEIREMFELRSARALAALPDTSPHWSELEALRREHVQLLDEITVRYHDFSDLDSRFHRLISSAAPNRFIDSFYDIITVIFHYHYQWNKHDERQRNEVAIREHLAYIDALFSRDAARVELACRAHLASARETLLRSTSPQQ; encoded by the coding sequence ATGAAGACCGACACAGTGTTCAAACGCGCCTTCAACGACGCCCTGGACCTGGTGGCACGCTTGTCCGAGGGCGAGTCGCTACCATCGGAGAACGCGCTGAGTGCTCAGCTTTCGGTGAGCCGCACGACCGTGCGCAAGGTCATTGCCGCGCTCGAGGCGGGCGGCATCGTCACCGGCGACGGGCGGCACCGCAACGTCGGCGCGCCCGGCCAGGCGATGATCCGGTTCCCGCTGGCGGAGACGGTCCCCACCGCCGCCCAGGTCGAGGAACGGTTCATGGAATGGATGTTGCGCGACAATGCCAGGCCCGGCACAGCAATCAACGAACTCGAACTGGCGCGCAAGTTCGGCGTCGCGACCACCGGCATCCGCGAGTTCCTCAACCGCTTCCAGCGCTTCGGACTGATCGAGCGGCGCCCCAATGCGGGCTGGGTCTTCAAGGGCTTCACGCCGAGTTTCTCACTGGAACTGTTCGAAATCCGCGAGATGTTCGAGCTACGGTCGGCCCGCGCCTTGGCGGCATTGCCGGATACTTCGCCCCATTGGTCGGAACTGGAGGCACTAAGGCGCGAACATGTGCAACTACTGGATGAGATCACCGTGCGCTACCACGACTTCTCCGATCTCGACAGTCGCTTCCATCGCCTGATCAGTTCGGCGGCGCCGAACCGGTTTATCGACAGTTTCTACGACATCATCACGGTGATCTTCCACTACCACTACCAGTGGAACAAGCACGACGAGCGCCAGCGAAACGAAGTCGCGATCCGCGAGCACCTGGCCTATATCGACGCACTTTTCAGCCGTGATGCGGCAAGGGTGGAATTGGCTTGCCGCGCGCATCTGGCCTCGGCGCGTGAGACGCTGCTGCGCTCGACCTCGCCGCAGCAATAG
- a CDS encoding zinc-binding alcohol dehydrogenase family protein, with protein sequence MKALVCIEPGTLSLEDRPRPSVAPGQVLVRPRRVGICGTDYHIFEGKHPFLQYPRVMGHELAVEAVETPEGSGVQPGEIFAVNPYLACGHCIACRKGKPNCCTKVSVLGVHQDGGMAGLLPVPVANLVRAPGLSLDQCAMVEFLSIGAHAVRRGAVTREDRVLVVGAGPIGLGVILFAHLAGATVAVLDQDRDRGLAAKSIADIAAFTADEGGLAGLSDFTDGEGFDVVFDATGSPRAMEKGFDHVAHGGRYVLVSVVKDAISFTDPDFHRKEMTLLGSRNATSADFERVIAAISDGSAPVDRLITHRTDLDGAVHDISRWAKDKSGLIKAIVEID encoded by the coding sequence ATGAAAGCCCTCGTCTGCATCGAACCCGGAACGCTCAGCCTCGAAGACCGGCCGCGGCCCTCGGTAGCCCCGGGCCAGGTGCTGGTTCGGCCGCGCCGGGTGGGCATCTGCGGCACCGACTACCATATCTTCGAGGGCAAGCACCCGTTCCTCCAGTATCCGCGGGTCATGGGCCACGAACTGGCCGTCGAAGCCGTGGAGACGCCGGAGGGATCGGGCGTGCAGCCCGGCGAGATCTTCGCCGTCAATCCATATCTCGCCTGCGGCCACTGCATCGCCTGCCGGAAAGGCAAGCCGAACTGCTGCACCAAAGTGTCCGTCCTCGGCGTCCATCAGGACGGGGGAATGGCCGGGCTGTTGCCGGTGCCGGTCGCCAATCTCGTGCGGGCGCCGGGGCTCAGCCTCGACCAGTGCGCCATGGTGGAGTTCCTGTCCATCGGCGCCCATGCGGTGCGCCGAGGCGCGGTGACGAGGGAGGACAGGGTGCTGGTGGTCGGCGCGGGGCCGATCGGGCTCGGCGTCATCCTGTTCGCGCACCTGGCGGGCGCGACCGTCGCCGTGCTCGACCAGGATCGGGATCGAGGCCTCGCCGCGAAATCCATTGCCGATATCGCCGCGTTCACGGCGGACGAAGGCGGATTGGCCGGTCTGTCGGACTTCACGGACGGGGAAGGGTTCGACGTCGTCTTCGACGCGACGGGCAGCCCGCGCGCGATGGAGAAAGGCTTCGACCATGTCGCCCATGGCGGACGTTACGTGCTCGTCAGCGTCGTCAAGGACGCGATCAGCTTCACGGACCCGGACTTCCACCGCAAGGAGATGACGCTTCTCGGCAGCCGCAATGCGACTTCGGCCGATTTCGAGCGGGTCATCGCCGCTATCAGTGACGGCTCCGCGCCGGTCGACCGGCTGATCACCCACCGCACGGACCTGGACGGCGCCGTTCACGACATATCGCGGTGGGCAAAGGACAAGAGCGGTCTTATAAAGGCGATCGTCGAGATCGATTGA
- a CDS encoding ATP-binding cassette domain-containing protein, with protein sequence MTGATPVLVVRGAHKRFGAVHALKGVALEAYRGEVLALLGDNGAGKSTLVRCISGVHALDEGEILLDGEAAAIGTPSLARQAGIETVYQDLALFDNLTPSQNFYCGREIAGPSWLPRGLRFLNARAMDREAASVIDRLKVKLPKFDAPVALMSGGQRQAIAVARATVFARKVVILDEPTAALGVRESRKVLDLVRQLRDEGNAVILITHNMEHVIELADRAVVLRQGRKVGELKPERANQQELVSLIVGAEA encoded by the coding sequence ATGACGGGCGCGACGCCGGTCCTCGTGGTTCGCGGCGCGCACAAACGCTTCGGCGCCGTGCATGCGCTGAAGGGCGTGGCGCTCGAGGCTTACCGAGGCGAGGTGTTGGCGCTGCTCGGCGACAACGGCGCCGGCAAGTCGACTCTGGTGCGCTGCATCAGCGGCGTGCATGCGCTCGACGAGGGCGAGATCCTGCTCGACGGCGAAGCGGCCGCGATCGGCACTCCGTCGCTCGCCAGGCAGGCGGGGATCGAGACGGTCTATCAGGATCTCGCCCTGTTCGACAATTTGACCCCGTCGCAGAACTTCTACTGCGGCCGCGAGATCGCGGGGCCGTCCTGGCTGCCGCGCGGACTGCGCTTCCTGAATGCGCGGGCGATGGACCGGGAGGCTGCGTCCGTCATCGATCGGCTCAAGGTGAAGCTGCCGAAATTCGACGCGCCGGTGGCGCTGATGTCCGGCGGGCAGCGGCAGGCCATCGCGGTCGCGCGTGCCACGGTCTTCGCCCGCAAAGTGGTGATCCTCGACGAGCCGACAGCGGCGCTCGGGGTGCGGGAATCGCGCAAGGTGCTCGATCTCGTGCGCCAGCTTCGCGACGAGGGCAACGCGGTGATCCTCATCACCCACAACATGGAACATGTCATCGAACTCGCCGACCGCGCCGTGGTGCTGCGGCAGGGACGCAAGGTCGGCGAACTGAAGCCCGAGCGGGCGAACCAGCAGGAACTGGTGTCGCTGATCGTCGGGGCGGAAGCCTGA
- a CDS encoding carboxymuconolactone decarboxylase family protein, translated as MTTQDKTIGDLFEEGLQLRRQVLGPEYVDRSMKSANDFMMTFQHITTEWCWGYAWGRDTLDLKTRSMLNLAMLTALNRAAEIKLHVRGAVNNGVTVDEIKEVLLHATVYCGIPAGLDAFKAANEVLTEMRAFD; from the coding sequence ATGACGACGCAGGACAAGACCATCGGGGACCTTTTCGAGGAGGGTCTGCAGCTGCGCCGCCAGGTTCTCGGTCCGGAATATGTCGACCGCTCGATGAAATCCGCCAACGACTTCATGATGACGTTCCAGCACATCACCACCGAGTGGTGCTGGGGCTATGCCTGGGGCCGCGACACGCTGGATCTCAAGACCCGCAGCATGCTGAACCTGGCCATGCTCACCGCGCTCAACCGCGCGGCGGAGATCAAGCTGCACGTCCGCGGCGCGGTGAACAACGGCGTGACGGTCGACGAGATCAAGGAAGTTCTGCTTCACGCGACGGTCTATTGCGGCATTCCGGCCGGCCTCGACGCCTTCAAGGCGGCAAACGAAGTGCTGACGGAGATGAGGGCCTTCGATTGA
- a CDS encoding GntR family transcriptional regulator yields the protein MSITSASDDLSMRVQTLPGLREQVAERLRLAIATGKFPAGARLIERELCEMMGVSRTSLREALRELQADGLITLQPNKGLSVSTVSVDTARSIYEVRAMLEGLAARLFARNHTPAQMKALRDSVERLAEVYSDFSAEAFIAAKTHFYDILLEGAGNPVAADMLRRIHTRVSQLRVVSLSSAERAQQSIRELREFLDALEARDEERAVQVCVAHVEAAAAAAMKTMAASKG from the coding sequence ATGTCCATCACCAGTGCCAGCGACGACCTGTCGATGCGGGTGCAGACCCTGCCGGGGCTGCGCGAGCAGGTGGCCGAACGCCTGCGCCTGGCGATCGCGACGGGCAAGTTCCCGGCGGGCGCGCGGCTTATCGAGCGCGAACTGTGCGAAATGATGGGCGTGTCGCGCACGTCGCTGCGCGAGGCGCTGCGCGAGCTCCAGGCCGACGGCCTGATCACGCTCCAGCCCAACAAAGGCCTGAGCGTCAGCACGGTCAGCGTCGATACCGCGCGGTCGATCTACGAGGTGCGGGCGATGCTGGAGGGCCTCGCGGCGCGCCTGTTCGCACGCAACCACACGCCCGCCCAGATGAAGGCTCTGCGCGACAGCGTCGAGCGGCTCGCCGAGGTCTACAGCGATTTTTCCGCCGAGGCCTTCATCGCGGCCAAGACGCATTTCTACGACATCCTGCTCGAGGGTGCAGGCAACCCGGTCGCCGCCGACATGCTGCGCCGGATCCATACCCGCGTGTCCCAGCTTCGCGTCGTGTCCCTGTCCAGCGCAGAGCGCGCACAGCAGTCCATCCGCGAACTGCGCGAGTTCCTCGATGCTCTCGAGGCGCGTGACGAGGAGCGCGCCGTCCAGGTCTGCGTTGCCCATGTCGAGGCGGCCGCCGCGGCCGCGATGAAGACCATGGCAGCGAGCAAGGGCTGA